Proteins from one Thalassophryne amazonica chromosome 20, fThaAma1.1, whole genome shotgun sequence genomic window:
- the si:ch211-153f2.3 gene encoding protein FAM167A, producing the protein MDRDSHSEDTLSTMVLENIKNRLIHAFRATAEPREDPQDSGTAVRSVSIGRSFQANEELRRAQIDGAITWLRSELLEMRSQDLQLAQTLLGLNTEIQRLRRESFGGVEVDGMIIKLVPGQNLEET; encoded by the exons ATGGACAGGGACAGTCACAGCGAGGACACCTTGTCGACCATGGTTCTGGAGAACATCAAGAACAGACTGATTCATGCCTTCAGGGCGACAGCAGAACCTCGGGAAGATCCTCAAGACTCTGGCACTGCCGTCCGCTCCGTGAGCATCGGCCGGAGCTTCCAAGCCAACGAAGAGCTGCGGAGGGCGCAGATAGATGGAGCCATAACCTGGCTGAGGTCTGAATTG cttgAGATGCGCTCGCAAGATCTCCAGCTGGCTCAGACACTGCTGGGGCTTAACACTGAGATCCAAAGACTGAGGAGGGAGAGTTTTGGGGGTGTGGAGGTGGACGGGATGATCATAAAACTGGTCCCAGGACAGAACCTCGAAGAGACTTAA